The following proteins are encoded in a genomic region of Pikeienuella piscinae:
- a CDS encoding helix-turn-helix domain-containing protein, producing MNMEQNDFGALVRDWRKRRRRSQLELAVETPMSQRHLSFLESGRARPSRETVGRLAAALDLPPRAMNALYLAAGFAPARPVRSFDDPALEAVRGAARAMLAAANPAPALAVDRHWNLIEANPAAMRLMKGVADALLEPPVNVLKLSLHPEGLAPRLANFREWRAHLTARLTREAELAGDSALTALRDELLGYPVPRGAAPGPVTAAPGRVAIPLSVMTPLGRLDLMSATTVFGGAEEVTSSELVIESFWPVATKDRAMLEEMANA from the coding sequence ATGAACATGGAGCAGAACGATTTCGGGGCTCTGGTGCGCGACTGGCGGAAACGCCGTCGGCGGAGCCAACTCGAGCTTGCGGTGGAGACGCCGATGTCGCAGCGCCATCTCAGCTTTCTCGAATCCGGCCGCGCGCGGCCGAGCCGGGAAACGGTTGGCCGGCTCGCCGCCGCTCTCGATCTTCCGCCGCGAGCCATGAATGCGCTTTATCTCGCCGCCGGGTTCGCGCCCGCGCGGCCCGTGCGGTCATTCGACGACCCCGCGCTGGAGGCGGTGCGCGGCGCGGCGCGCGCGATGCTCGCCGCCGCCAATCCGGCGCCGGCGCTCGCGGTGGACCGTCACTGGAACCTGATCGAAGCCAACCCGGCCGCAATGCGGCTTATGAAGGGGGTGGCCGACGCTTTGCTCGAACCCCCAGTCAATGTTCTCAAACTGTCGCTCCACCCCGAGGGACTGGCGCCGCGCCTCGCCAATTTTCGTGAATGGCGCGCCCATCTCACGGCGCGACTGACCCGCGAGGCCGAACTCGCCGGCGATTCCGCGCTCACCGCGCTGCGCGACGAATTGCTCGGCTATCCGGTCCCGCGCGGCGCGGCGCCCGGCCCGGTTACCGCCGCACCCGGCCGCGTCGCGATCCCGCTCAGCGTCATGACGCCGCTCGGTCGGCTCGATCTGATGAGCGCAACCACGGTGTTCGGCGGCGCCGAGGAGGTGACGTCCTCCGAACTGGTGATCGAAAGTTTCTGGCCGGTCGCCACGAAGGATCGCGCGATGCTGGAGGAAATGGCCAATGCCTGA
- a CDS encoding ATP12 family chaperone protein, with the protein MKRFYKTAEAVETPAGWTVTLDERPIRTPAKAVFVTPGRALAAAAAEEWAAQETQVKPAEMPITRAVNTAIDRTAPEHEAVVEIVAAYGGTDLVSYRANAPAALRARQEAAWDPLVSWVEAAHGARLVVTTGVMHALQPEEGQRRLKAAVAAHDAFRLTALYDLAALSGSLVIALAVAARRLEAEEGWRLSRVDESWQEEFWGVDAEAAAMAAKKKRDFKAAALFLDLLEKD; encoded by the coding sequence TTGAAGCGATTTTACAAGACGGCGGAGGCGGTCGAAACGCCGGCCGGCTGGACGGTCACACTGGACGAAAGGCCGATCCGCACACCGGCGAAAGCGGTTTTCGTGACGCCGGGCCGCGCCCTGGCGGCGGCGGCGGCCGAAGAATGGGCGGCGCAGGAGACGCAAGTGAAGCCTGCGGAGATGCCGATCACCCGCGCCGTCAACACCGCCATCGACCGCACCGCGCCGGAGCATGAGGCGGTGGTCGAGATCGTCGCCGCCTATGGCGGAACCGACCTCGTCTCCTATCGCGCCAATGCGCCCGCCGCGCTGCGCGCCCGGCAGGAGGCGGCGTGGGATCCGCTGGTCAGCTGGGTGGAGGCTGCGCACGGCGCCCGGCTCGTGGTCACGACCGGGGTGATGCACGCGCTTCAGCCCGAAGAAGGACAACGCCGGCTCAAGGCGGCGGTCGCGGCCCATGACGCCTTCCGGCTGACCGCGCTCTACGATCTCGCCGCGCTCTCCGGTTCGCTCGTCATCGCCCTGGCGGTGGCGGCGCGGCGGCTGGAGGCCGAGGAGGGATGGCGGCTCAGCCGGGTGGACGAAAGCTGGCAGGAGGAGTTCTGGGGCGTTGACGCTGAGGCTGCGGCTATGGCCGCTAAAAAGAAACGCGATTTCAAGGCGGCCGCGCTGTTTCTTGACCTTTTGGAAAAAGACTGA
- a CDS encoding transporter substrate-binding domain-containing protein, with product MRLSALIGVFGLAAGATLATAGGVSAAGARGAPIECGAPYLVGRGDTLQKIAERAYGPDASYVTLHEANRALIGRNASQLEIGMTIEVPCLSTSDELIAPEAEAAAAELRETATGAPQPVDPARVMNSSRQIETATSHPASDDALSAPSASTQPLRVVAAGGWAPFLDEKREKGGMIAEILSTALSRVMSPDEFRIDFINDRAAHLDPLLTDLAYDVSLAWIRPDCDRIWRLGVESRRRCRNLVWSAPLLEQVFSYYTRVEEAAPADHRALGGRTLCRPETYSLGMMETVGLVEPYIELKRAATAERCFAMLLEGEVDAVVVATAVADEALTTLKATETITEQPQLATVVTLHAVTSIRNPRKAELIARIDEGLHMMREDGAWFEIVRRHLSAQVRRDGAGG from the coding sequence ATGCGTCTTAGCGCGCTCATCGGCGTCTTCGGCCTCGCTGCGGGCGCGACCTTGGCGACTGCGGGCGGCGTCTCGGCCGCGGGCGCGAGGGGGGCGCCGATCGAATGTGGCGCGCCCTATCTTGTCGGCCGTGGCGATACATTGCAGAAAATCGCCGAGCGCGCCTATGGACCGGACGCATCCTACGTCACGCTGCACGAGGCCAACCGCGCGCTGATCGGCCGTAACGCCTCGCAACTCGAAATTGGCATGACGATCGAGGTGCCCTGTCTGAGTACGTCAGACGAACTGATCGCGCCGGAAGCCGAAGCCGCCGCGGCGGAGCTGCGTGAAACCGCAACCGGGGCGCCGCAACCCGTCGATCCGGCGCGAGTCATGAACTCATCGCGGCAGATAGAAACCGCGACATCCCACCCGGCCAGCGATGACGCTCTCTCCGCGCCATCAGCCTCGACCCAACCGCTCCGCGTCGTCGCCGCGGGCGGATGGGCGCCGTTTCTGGACGAGAAGCGGGAAAAGGGCGGGATGATCGCGGAGATTCTGTCGACCGCTCTCTCGCGCGTCATGTCCCCCGACGAGTTCAGGATCGACTTCATCAACGACCGGGCCGCGCATCTCGACCCGCTTCTGACCGATCTCGCCTATGATGTTTCGCTCGCCTGGATCCGCCCCGACTGCGACCGGATCTGGAGGCTGGGGGTGGAATCACGTCGCCGCTGTCGCAATCTCGTCTGGTCCGCCCCGCTTCTGGAGCAGGTGTTCAGCTATTACACCCGCGTTGAGGAGGCGGCCCCCGCCGATCACCGCGCGCTTGGCGGCAGAACGCTCTGCCGCCCGGAAACCTACTCCCTCGGCATGATGGAGACGGTCGGGCTCGTCGAGCCGTATATCGAGCTGAAACGCGCGGCGACGGCGGAGCGCTGCTTTGCGATGCTGCTCGAAGGCGAGGTCGACGCCGTGGTCGTCGCCACGGCCGTCGCCGACGAGGCGCTCACGACGCTGAAGGCGACCGAAACCATCACCGAGCAGCCACAGCTGGCGACGGTCGTCACGCTCCATGCCGTGACGTCGATCAGGAACCCGAGAAAAGCCGAACTGATCGCCCGGATTGACGAGGGTCTTCACATGATGCGTGAAGATGGAGCATGGTTCGAGATCGTACGACGGCACCTGAGCGCCCAAGTGCGACGCGATGGCGCCGGCGGGTAG